A window of the Linepithema humile isolate Giens D197 chromosome 4, Lhum_UNIL_v1.0, whole genome shotgun sequence genome harbors these coding sequences:
- the Cul5 gene encoding cullin-5 isoform X1, with protein MAAMLKDKAQFTFEDKWPYMRPIILKLLKQEPVTQAEWQDLFYSVHVCLWDDKGPPKLRDALKEDIMDFIQQAQQRVLTHQEEQALLKAYIAEWRKFFTQCNYLPTPFRQLETYLAGKTSSSTQKRNQPDDIVRKLMLDSWNQSIFNEIKQRLQDAAMKLVRAERNGEAFDSQLVIGVRESYVNLCSNTSDKLEIYRDNFEAAYVQATEAFYWVKAPEYLSMHGVENYMRYADSKLREEELRAQKYLEPNTTSMQRLTECCVKVLVATFKPAILAECPRMIQHNQTDKLRLMLKLMDRVSDGVNPMLRNLEEHIACAGLADMMAAVDVITQDSEKYVERLLELFHRFSTLVKEAFDDDPRFLTARDKAYKLVVNDATVFKLELPTRQGSGISSASVLNSRPITTNNGLAESKCPELLANFCDMLLRKTPLSKKLTTDEIESKLKDVLLVLKYVQNKDVFMRYHKAHLTRRLILDTTTDSEKEENMVDMLREVGMPADFVNKLARMFQDIKVSQDLNQQFKEQCRAAIADSINIKVNILNAGAWARGSERVTVSLPLQLEDYIPEVEEFYKKKHSGRKLQWHHHMSNGTITFANKVGRFDIDVTTFQMAVLFAWNQRPNEKISYENLRLATELPDPELRRTLWSLCAFPKLKRQLLLIEPHAATPKDFANDTRFWVNQEFTIVKNGKMQKRGKINLIGRLQLSTERSREEDNQSIVQLRILRVQEAIIKILKMRKKISNAQLQTELVDILKNMFLPSKKMIKEQIEWLIEHKYIRRHDDDINTFVYMA; from the exons ATGGCGGCGATGTTGAAG gACAAGGCACAATTTACATTTGAAGATAAATGGCCGTATATGCGAccaattatattgaaattactTAAGCAAGAGCCAGTGACGCAGGCAGAATGGCAGGATTTATTTTACTCTGTCCATGTATGTTTATGGGATGATAAAGGACCCCCTAAATTACGTGATGCTCTAAAAGAAGATATAATGGATTTTATACAACAAGCTCAACAG AGAGTTTTAACACATCAAGAAGAGCAAGCATTGTTGAAAGCATATATAGCCGAGTGGAGAAAGTTTTTTACACAATGTAACTATTTACCAACACCGTTTAGACAATTAGAAACGTATCTCGCAGGAAAAACTAGTTCTAGTACTCAAAAGAGGAATCAGCCTGATGACATTGTTAGAAAG CTAATGTTGGATAGCTGGAACCAAAGTATattcaatgaaataaaacaaagacTCCAGGATGCAGCTATGAAATTAGTAAGAGCTGAAAGAAACGGTGAAGCATTTGACTCTCAACTTGTTATTGGTGTCAGAGAATCTTATG tAAACTTGTGTTCAAACACATCGGATAAGCTTGAGATATATAGAGACAATTTTGAGGCAGCATATGTACAAGCCACCGAAGCGTTCTACTGGGTTAAAGCGCCAGAGTATCTATCTATGCACGGtgtagaaaattatatgcGTTATGCCGACTCCAAGTTGCGAGAGGAGGAATTGCGTGCTCAGAAATACTTGGAGCCGAATACCACTAGTATGCAAAGATTAACAGAATGTTGCGTGAAAGTGTTAGTCGCCACCTTCAAACCAGCCATACTCGCGGAATGCCCGCGGATGATTCAACATAATCAAACTGATA AGCTTCGCCTCATGCTGAAGTTAATGGACAGAGTATCCGACGGCGTCAATCCTATGTTGCGAAATTTGGAAGAACACATCGCGTGCGCGGGCCTGGCGGACATGATGGCAGCTGTGGACGTTATTACACAAGATTCCGAGAAATACGTGGAAAGACTGTTAGAGCTCTTCCATAGATTTTCCACGCTCGTTAAAGAGGCGTTCGATGATGATCCACGGTTTCTTACAGCACGAGACAAAGCTTATAAGCTCGTTGTCAATGACGCCACGGTATTTAAGTTAGAATTGCCTACTCGGCAGGGTTCCGGGATCAGTAGCGCGTCTGTTTTAAATAGTAGACCTATTACTACTAACAATGGACTGGCCGAGTCGAAGTGTCCGGAACTCCTCGCGAATTTCTGTGATATGCTTCTTAGAAAAACGCCCCTGAGTAAGAAACTAACTACCGATGAAATCGAAAGTAAATTGAAGGATGTG CTGTTAGTGTTAAAATACGTTCAAAACAAGGATGTATTCATGCGTTATCATAAGGCGCATTTAACTAGACGGTTAATATTGGACACGACCACGGACTCGGAGAAGGAAGAAAATATGGTGGACATGCTTCGCGAGGTCGGCATGCCCGCGgactttgttaataaattagcTCGTATGTTCCAAGACATTAAAGTGTCGCAGGATCTGAATCAACAGTTCAAGGAACAATGCCGGGCCGCCATTGCGGATAGCATAAATATTAAGGTAAAT ATTCTCAATGCGGGCGCGTGGGCTAGAGGTAGCGAGCGTGTCACCGTGAGTCTACCGCTCCAGTTGGAAGATTATATTCCAGAGGTCGAAGAATTTTACAAGAAGAAACATAGCGGAAGGAAGTTGCAGTGGCATCATCACATGTCGAATGGCACG ATAACATTTGCAAATAAAGTAGGACGTTTCGATATAGACGTAACGACCTTTCAAATGGCGGTGCTGTTCGCCTGGAATCAACGACCCAACGAAAAGATCTCGTACGAGAATCTCCGATTGGCCACCGAGCTCCCGGATCCCGAGCTGAGACGGACTCTCTGGTCCTTGTGTGCCTTCCCAAAGCTGAAACGGCAACTTCTTTTGATAGAACCGCATGCCGCCACCCCGAAAGATTTTGCGAATGACACGAGATTCTGGGTCAATCAAGAATTCACTATTGT GAAAAACGGCAAGATGCAAAAGCGGGGCAAGATAAACCTGATAGGACGTCTGCAATTGTCGACGGAGCGTAGCAGGGAAGAGGACAACCAGTCTATCGTACAGCTCAGAATATTACGAGTACAG GAGGCTATCATCAAGATTTTGAAGATGCGCAAGAAAATTTCTAATGCGCAATTACAGACCGAACTAGTggacatattaaaaaatatgtttttgccgagtaaaaagatgataaaggAACAGATCGAATGGCTCATCGAACACAAGTATATTCGTAGGCACGACGATGACATTAATACATTTGTGTATATGGCATAA
- the Cul5 gene encoding cullin-5 isoform X4: MRPIILKLLKQEPVTQAEWQDLFYSVHVCLWDDKGPPKLRDALKEDIMDFIQQAQQRVLTHQEEQALLKAYIAEWRKFFTQCNYLPTPFRQLETYLAGKTSSSTQKRNQPDDIVRKLMLDSWNQSIFNEIKQRLQDAAMKLVRAERNGEAFDSQLVIGVRESYVNLCSNTSDKLEIYRDNFEAAYVQATEAFYWVKAPEYLSMHGVENYMRYADSKLREEELRAQKYLEPNTTSMQRLTECCVKVLVATFKPAILAECPRMIQHNQTDKLRLMLKLMDRVSDGVNPMLRNLEEHIACAGLADMMAAVDVITQDSEKYVERLLELFHRFSTLVKEAFDDDPRFLTARDKAYKLVVNDATVFKLELPTRQGSGISSASVLNSRPITTNNGLAESKCPELLANFCDMLLRKTPLSKKLTTDEIESKLKDVLLVLKYVQNKDVFMRYHKAHLTRRLILDTTTDSEKEENMVDMLREVGMPADFVNKLARMFQDIKVSQDLNQQFKEQCRAAIADSINIKVNILNAGAWARGSERVTVSLPLQLEDYIPEVEEFYKKKHSGRKLQWHHHMSNGTITFANKVGRFDIDVTTFQMAVLFAWNQRPNEKISYENLRLATELPDPELRRTLWSLCAFPKLKRQLLLIEPHAATPKDFANDTRFWVNQEFTIVKNGKMQKRGKINLIGRLQLSTERSREEDNQSIVQLRILRVQEAIIKILKMRKKISNAQLQTELVDILKNMFLPSKKMIKEQIEWLIEHKYIRRHDDDINTFVYMA; this comes from the exons ATGCGAccaattatattgaaattactTAAGCAAGAGCCAGTGACGCAGGCAGAATGGCAGGATTTATTTTACTCTGTCCATGTATGTTTATGGGATGATAAAGGACCCCCTAAATTACGTGATGCTCTAAAAGAAGATATAATGGATTTTATACAACAAGCTCAACAG AGAGTTTTAACACATCAAGAAGAGCAAGCATTGTTGAAAGCATATATAGCCGAGTGGAGAAAGTTTTTTACACAATGTAACTATTTACCAACACCGTTTAGACAATTAGAAACGTATCTCGCAGGAAAAACTAGTTCTAGTACTCAAAAGAGGAATCAGCCTGATGACATTGTTAGAAAG CTAATGTTGGATAGCTGGAACCAAAGTATattcaatgaaataaaacaaagacTCCAGGATGCAGCTATGAAATTAGTAAGAGCTGAAAGAAACGGTGAAGCATTTGACTCTCAACTTGTTATTGGTGTCAGAGAATCTTATG tAAACTTGTGTTCAAACACATCGGATAAGCTTGAGATATATAGAGACAATTTTGAGGCAGCATATGTACAAGCCACCGAAGCGTTCTACTGGGTTAAAGCGCCAGAGTATCTATCTATGCACGGtgtagaaaattatatgcGTTATGCCGACTCCAAGTTGCGAGAGGAGGAATTGCGTGCTCAGAAATACTTGGAGCCGAATACCACTAGTATGCAAAGATTAACAGAATGTTGCGTGAAAGTGTTAGTCGCCACCTTCAAACCAGCCATACTCGCGGAATGCCCGCGGATGATTCAACATAATCAAACTGATA AGCTTCGCCTCATGCTGAAGTTAATGGACAGAGTATCCGACGGCGTCAATCCTATGTTGCGAAATTTGGAAGAACACATCGCGTGCGCGGGCCTGGCGGACATGATGGCAGCTGTGGACGTTATTACACAAGATTCCGAGAAATACGTGGAAAGACTGTTAGAGCTCTTCCATAGATTTTCCACGCTCGTTAAAGAGGCGTTCGATGATGATCCACGGTTTCTTACAGCACGAGACAAAGCTTATAAGCTCGTTGTCAATGACGCCACGGTATTTAAGTTAGAATTGCCTACTCGGCAGGGTTCCGGGATCAGTAGCGCGTCTGTTTTAAATAGTAGACCTATTACTACTAACAATGGACTGGCCGAGTCGAAGTGTCCGGAACTCCTCGCGAATTTCTGTGATATGCTTCTTAGAAAAACGCCCCTGAGTAAGAAACTAACTACCGATGAAATCGAAAGTAAATTGAAGGATGTG CTGTTAGTGTTAAAATACGTTCAAAACAAGGATGTATTCATGCGTTATCATAAGGCGCATTTAACTAGACGGTTAATATTGGACACGACCACGGACTCGGAGAAGGAAGAAAATATGGTGGACATGCTTCGCGAGGTCGGCATGCCCGCGgactttgttaataaattagcTCGTATGTTCCAAGACATTAAAGTGTCGCAGGATCTGAATCAACAGTTCAAGGAACAATGCCGGGCCGCCATTGCGGATAGCATAAATATTAAGGTAAAT ATTCTCAATGCGGGCGCGTGGGCTAGAGGTAGCGAGCGTGTCACCGTGAGTCTACCGCTCCAGTTGGAAGATTATATTCCAGAGGTCGAAGAATTTTACAAGAAGAAACATAGCGGAAGGAAGTTGCAGTGGCATCATCACATGTCGAATGGCACG ATAACATTTGCAAATAAAGTAGGACGTTTCGATATAGACGTAACGACCTTTCAAATGGCGGTGCTGTTCGCCTGGAATCAACGACCCAACGAAAAGATCTCGTACGAGAATCTCCGATTGGCCACCGAGCTCCCGGATCCCGAGCTGAGACGGACTCTCTGGTCCTTGTGTGCCTTCCCAAAGCTGAAACGGCAACTTCTTTTGATAGAACCGCATGCCGCCACCCCGAAAGATTTTGCGAATGACACGAGATTCTGGGTCAATCAAGAATTCACTATTGT GAAAAACGGCAAGATGCAAAAGCGGGGCAAGATAAACCTGATAGGACGTCTGCAATTGTCGACGGAGCGTAGCAGGGAAGAGGACAACCAGTCTATCGTACAGCTCAGAATATTACGAGTACAG GAGGCTATCATCAAGATTTTGAAGATGCGCAAGAAAATTTCTAATGCGCAATTACAGACCGAACTAGTggacatattaaaaaatatgtttttgccgagtaaaaagatgataaaggAACAGATCGAATGGCTCATCGAACACAAGTATATTCGTAGGCACGACGATGACATTAATACATTTGTGTATATGGCATAA
- the sra gene encoding protein sarah produces MEEKQGHRSMMEEDETEDSENIIINEVDGLPNLHPNYGQLELELERENYDTNLRSIDELVHDEDLPTSVIVTNVDPRVFKDDDFKQNIEDLFKQFGEDATFQYFRSFRRMRVNYNSPSAAANARIQLHQAHFGETDINCYFAQPVTPIDMEDRHLQPPALTKQFLISPPASPPVGWEPREEGEPLVNHDLLAAIANLSTGGSHELHPGGSGQPGIVVHVCEGASTAKSAPRIQHTRCPEH; encoded by the exons ATGGAAGAGAAACAAGGTCATAGAAGTATGATGGAAGAGGACGAGACAGAAGATTccgaaaatataataattaacgaaGTGGATGGCTTACCAAATTTACACCCAAATTACGGACAGTTGGAGCTTGAACTGGAAAGAGAAAACTACGATACAAATCTTAGATCAATTGATGAGTTAGTTCACGATGAAGACCTACCAACTTCTGTGATTGTTACTAATGTGGATCCTCGAGTTTTTAAGGATGATGATTTCAAg CAAAACATTGAAGATCTTTTCAAGCAATTTGGAGAAGATGCTACGTTTCAATACTTCAGATCCTTCAGAAGGATGAGAGTAAACTACAATTCCCCCAGTGCCGCGGCAAATGCAAGAATACAATTGCATCAAGCACATTTTGGAGAAACTgacattaattgttattttgcaCAACCGGTGACGCCTATAG ATATGGAGGATCGACATCTTCAACCACCCGCTCTCACCAAACAATTCCTCATATCTCCACCGGCTTCTCCGCCGGTTGGTTGGGAGCCGCGCGAGGAAGGAGAGCCGCTCGTTAATCACGATCTACTAGCTGCTATAGCCAATTTATCCACAG GCGGAAGTCATGAATTACACCCAGGAGGATCGGGGCAGCCGGGCATAGTTGTGCACGTTTGCGAGGGCGCGAGTACGGCAAAAAGTGCACCTCGCATTCAGCATACGCGATGTCCGGAGCACTAA
- the Cul5 gene encoding cullin-5 isoform X2, whose product MAAMLKDKAQFTFEDKWPYMRPIILKLLKQEPVTQAEWQDLFYSVHVCLWDDKGPPKLRDALKEDIMDFIQQAQQRVLTHQEEQALLKAYIAEWRKFFTQCNYLPTPFRQLETYLAGKTSSSTQKRNQPDDIVRKLMLDSWNQSIFNEIKQRLQDAAMKLVRAERNGEAFDSQLVIGVRESYVNLCSNTSDKLEIYRDNFEAAYVQATEAFYWVKAPEYLSMHGVENYMRYADSKLREEELRAQKYLEPNTTSMQRLTECCVKVLVATFKPAILAECPRMIQHNQTDKLRLMLKLMDRVSDGVNPMLRNLEEHIACAGLADMMAAVDVITQDSEKYVERLLELFHRFSTLVKEAFDDDPRFLTARDKAYKLVVNDATVFKLELPTRQGSGISSASVLNSRPITTNNGLAESKCPELLANFCDMLLRKTPLSKKLTTDEIESKLKDVLLVLKYVQNKDVFMRYHKAHLTRRLILDTTTDSEKEENMVDMLREVGMPADFVNKLARMFQDIKVSQDLNQQFKEQCRAAIADSINIKILNAGAWARGSERVTVSLPLQLEDYIPEVEEFYKKKHSGRKLQWHHHMSNGTITFANKVGRFDIDVTTFQMAVLFAWNQRPNEKISYENLRLATELPDPELRRTLWSLCAFPKLKRQLLLIEPHAATPKDFANDTRFWVNQEFTIVKNGKMQKRGKINLIGRLQLSTERSREEDNQSIVQLRILRVQEAIIKILKMRKKISNAQLQTELVDILKNMFLPSKKMIKEQIEWLIEHKYIRRHDDDINTFVYMA is encoded by the exons ATGGCGGCGATGTTGAAG gACAAGGCACAATTTACATTTGAAGATAAATGGCCGTATATGCGAccaattatattgaaattactTAAGCAAGAGCCAGTGACGCAGGCAGAATGGCAGGATTTATTTTACTCTGTCCATGTATGTTTATGGGATGATAAAGGACCCCCTAAATTACGTGATGCTCTAAAAGAAGATATAATGGATTTTATACAACAAGCTCAACAG AGAGTTTTAACACATCAAGAAGAGCAAGCATTGTTGAAAGCATATATAGCCGAGTGGAGAAAGTTTTTTACACAATGTAACTATTTACCAACACCGTTTAGACAATTAGAAACGTATCTCGCAGGAAAAACTAGTTCTAGTACTCAAAAGAGGAATCAGCCTGATGACATTGTTAGAAAG CTAATGTTGGATAGCTGGAACCAAAGTATattcaatgaaataaaacaaagacTCCAGGATGCAGCTATGAAATTAGTAAGAGCTGAAAGAAACGGTGAAGCATTTGACTCTCAACTTGTTATTGGTGTCAGAGAATCTTATG tAAACTTGTGTTCAAACACATCGGATAAGCTTGAGATATATAGAGACAATTTTGAGGCAGCATATGTACAAGCCACCGAAGCGTTCTACTGGGTTAAAGCGCCAGAGTATCTATCTATGCACGGtgtagaaaattatatgcGTTATGCCGACTCCAAGTTGCGAGAGGAGGAATTGCGTGCTCAGAAATACTTGGAGCCGAATACCACTAGTATGCAAAGATTAACAGAATGTTGCGTGAAAGTGTTAGTCGCCACCTTCAAACCAGCCATACTCGCGGAATGCCCGCGGATGATTCAACATAATCAAACTGATA AGCTTCGCCTCATGCTGAAGTTAATGGACAGAGTATCCGACGGCGTCAATCCTATGTTGCGAAATTTGGAAGAACACATCGCGTGCGCGGGCCTGGCGGACATGATGGCAGCTGTGGACGTTATTACACAAGATTCCGAGAAATACGTGGAAAGACTGTTAGAGCTCTTCCATAGATTTTCCACGCTCGTTAAAGAGGCGTTCGATGATGATCCACGGTTTCTTACAGCACGAGACAAAGCTTATAAGCTCGTTGTCAATGACGCCACGGTATTTAAGTTAGAATTGCCTACTCGGCAGGGTTCCGGGATCAGTAGCGCGTCTGTTTTAAATAGTAGACCTATTACTACTAACAATGGACTGGCCGAGTCGAAGTGTCCGGAACTCCTCGCGAATTTCTGTGATATGCTTCTTAGAAAAACGCCCCTGAGTAAGAAACTAACTACCGATGAAATCGAAAGTAAATTGAAGGATGTG CTGTTAGTGTTAAAATACGTTCAAAACAAGGATGTATTCATGCGTTATCATAAGGCGCATTTAACTAGACGGTTAATATTGGACACGACCACGGACTCGGAGAAGGAAGAAAATATGGTGGACATGCTTCGCGAGGTCGGCATGCCCGCGgactttgttaataaattagcTCGTATGTTCCAAGACATTAAAGTGTCGCAGGATCTGAATCAACAGTTCAAGGAACAATGCCGGGCCGCCATTGCGGATAGCATAAATATTAAG ATTCTCAATGCGGGCGCGTGGGCTAGAGGTAGCGAGCGTGTCACCGTGAGTCTACCGCTCCAGTTGGAAGATTATATTCCAGAGGTCGAAGAATTTTACAAGAAGAAACATAGCGGAAGGAAGTTGCAGTGGCATCATCACATGTCGAATGGCACG ATAACATTTGCAAATAAAGTAGGACGTTTCGATATAGACGTAACGACCTTTCAAATGGCGGTGCTGTTCGCCTGGAATCAACGACCCAACGAAAAGATCTCGTACGAGAATCTCCGATTGGCCACCGAGCTCCCGGATCCCGAGCTGAGACGGACTCTCTGGTCCTTGTGTGCCTTCCCAAAGCTGAAACGGCAACTTCTTTTGATAGAACCGCATGCCGCCACCCCGAAAGATTTTGCGAATGACACGAGATTCTGGGTCAATCAAGAATTCACTATTGT GAAAAACGGCAAGATGCAAAAGCGGGGCAAGATAAACCTGATAGGACGTCTGCAATTGTCGACGGAGCGTAGCAGGGAAGAGGACAACCAGTCTATCGTACAGCTCAGAATATTACGAGTACAG GAGGCTATCATCAAGATTTTGAAGATGCGCAAGAAAATTTCTAATGCGCAATTACAGACCGAACTAGTggacatattaaaaaatatgtttttgccgagtaaaaagatgataaaggAACAGATCGAATGGCTCATCGAACACAAGTATATTCGTAGGCACGACGATGACATTAATACATTTGTGTATATGGCATAA
- the Cul5 gene encoding cullin-5 isoform X3, with the protein MDKAQFTFEDKWPYMRPIILKLLKQEPVTQAEWQDLFYSVHVCLWDDKGPPKLRDALKEDIMDFIQQAQQRVLTHQEEQALLKAYIAEWRKFFTQCNYLPTPFRQLETYLAGKTSSSTQKRNQPDDIVRKLMLDSWNQSIFNEIKQRLQDAAMKLVRAERNGEAFDSQLVIGVRESYVNLCSNTSDKLEIYRDNFEAAYVQATEAFYWVKAPEYLSMHGVENYMRYADSKLREEELRAQKYLEPNTTSMQRLTECCVKVLVATFKPAILAECPRMIQHNQTDKLRLMLKLMDRVSDGVNPMLRNLEEHIACAGLADMMAAVDVITQDSEKYVERLLELFHRFSTLVKEAFDDDPRFLTARDKAYKLVVNDATVFKLELPTRQGSGISSASVLNSRPITTNNGLAESKCPELLANFCDMLLRKTPLSKKLTTDEIESKLKDVLLVLKYVQNKDVFMRYHKAHLTRRLILDTTTDSEKEENMVDMLREVGMPADFVNKLARMFQDIKVSQDLNQQFKEQCRAAIADSINIKVNILNAGAWARGSERVTVSLPLQLEDYIPEVEEFYKKKHSGRKLQWHHHMSNGTITFANKVGRFDIDVTTFQMAVLFAWNQRPNEKISYENLRLATELPDPELRRTLWSLCAFPKLKRQLLLIEPHAATPKDFANDTRFWVNQEFTIVKNGKMQKRGKINLIGRLQLSTERSREEDNQSIVQLRILRVQEAIIKILKMRKKISNAQLQTELVDILKNMFLPSKKMIKEQIEWLIEHKYIRRHDDDINTFVYMA; encoded by the exons ATg gACAAGGCACAATTTACATTTGAAGATAAATGGCCGTATATGCGAccaattatattgaaattactTAAGCAAGAGCCAGTGACGCAGGCAGAATGGCAGGATTTATTTTACTCTGTCCATGTATGTTTATGGGATGATAAAGGACCCCCTAAATTACGTGATGCTCTAAAAGAAGATATAATGGATTTTATACAACAAGCTCAACAG AGAGTTTTAACACATCAAGAAGAGCAAGCATTGTTGAAAGCATATATAGCCGAGTGGAGAAAGTTTTTTACACAATGTAACTATTTACCAACACCGTTTAGACAATTAGAAACGTATCTCGCAGGAAAAACTAGTTCTAGTACTCAAAAGAGGAATCAGCCTGATGACATTGTTAGAAAG CTAATGTTGGATAGCTGGAACCAAAGTATattcaatgaaataaaacaaagacTCCAGGATGCAGCTATGAAATTAGTAAGAGCTGAAAGAAACGGTGAAGCATTTGACTCTCAACTTGTTATTGGTGTCAGAGAATCTTATG tAAACTTGTGTTCAAACACATCGGATAAGCTTGAGATATATAGAGACAATTTTGAGGCAGCATATGTACAAGCCACCGAAGCGTTCTACTGGGTTAAAGCGCCAGAGTATCTATCTATGCACGGtgtagaaaattatatgcGTTATGCCGACTCCAAGTTGCGAGAGGAGGAATTGCGTGCTCAGAAATACTTGGAGCCGAATACCACTAGTATGCAAAGATTAACAGAATGTTGCGTGAAAGTGTTAGTCGCCACCTTCAAACCAGCCATACTCGCGGAATGCCCGCGGATGATTCAACATAATCAAACTGATA AGCTTCGCCTCATGCTGAAGTTAATGGACAGAGTATCCGACGGCGTCAATCCTATGTTGCGAAATTTGGAAGAACACATCGCGTGCGCGGGCCTGGCGGACATGATGGCAGCTGTGGACGTTATTACACAAGATTCCGAGAAATACGTGGAAAGACTGTTAGAGCTCTTCCATAGATTTTCCACGCTCGTTAAAGAGGCGTTCGATGATGATCCACGGTTTCTTACAGCACGAGACAAAGCTTATAAGCTCGTTGTCAATGACGCCACGGTATTTAAGTTAGAATTGCCTACTCGGCAGGGTTCCGGGATCAGTAGCGCGTCTGTTTTAAATAGTAGACCTATTACTACTAACAATGGACTGGCCGAGTCGAAGTGTCCGGAACTCCTCGCGAATTTCTGTGATATGCTTCTTAGAAAAACGCCCCTGAGTAAGAAACTAACTACCGATGAAATCGAAAGTAAATTGAAGGATGTG CTGTTAGTGTTAAAATACGTTCAAAACAAGGATGTATTCATGCGTTATCATAAGGCGCATTTAACTAGACGGTTAATATTGGACACGACCACGGACTCGGAGAAGGAAGAAAATATGGTGGACATGCTTCGCGAGGTCGGCATGCCCGCGgactttgttaataaattagcTCGTATGTTCCAAGACATTAAAGTGTCGCAGGATCTGAATCAACAGTTCAAGGAACAATGCCGGGCCGCCATTGCGGATAGCATAAATATTAAGGTAAAT ATTCTCAATGCGGGCGCGTGGGCTAGAGGTAGCGAGCGTGTCACCGTGAGTCTACCGCTCCAGTTGGAAGATTATATTCCAGAGGTCGAAGAATTTTACAAGAAGAAACATAGCGGAAGGAAGTTGCAGTGGCATCATCACATGTCGAATGGCACG ATAACATTTGCAAATAAAGTAGGACGTTTCGATATAGACGTAACGACCTTTCAAATGGCGGTGCTGTTCGCCTGGAATCAACGACCCAACGAAAAGATCTCGTACGAGAATCTCCGATTGGCCACCGAGCTCCCGGATCCCGAGCTGAGACGGACTCTCTGGTCCTTGTGTGCCTTCCCAAAGCTGAAACGGCAACTTCTTTTGATAGAACCGCATGCCGCCACCCCGAAAGATTTTGCGAATGACACGAGATTCTGGGTCAATCAAGAATTCACTATTGT GAAAAACGGCAAGATGCAAAAGCGGGGCAAGATAAACCTGATAGGACGTCTGCAATTGTCGACGGAGCGTAGCAGGGAAGAGGACAACCAGTCTATCGTACAGCTCAGAATATTACGAGTACAG GAGGCTATCATCAAGATTTTGAAGATGCGCAAGAAAATTTCTAATGCGCAATTACAGACCGAACTAGTggacatattaaaaaatatgtttttgccgagtaaaaagatgataaaggAACAGATCGAATGGCTCATCGAACACAAGTATATTCGTAGGCACGACGATGACATTAATACATTTGTGTATATGGCATAA